Proteins encoded within one genomic window of Aspergillus nidulans FGSC A4 chromosome VII:
- a CDS encoding protein csnF (transcript_id=CADANIAT00008919), translated as MPDEAISILSQKSSDSGLHIQLHPLALLTISDHITRHAARSQQGPIVGGLLGQHNGREITVEHGFECVVEIGPNGEAQLPNEWFVDRVKQFKDVHKVPALDLIGWWSTAPPSGPTTAHLPIHRQILQNHNESAVFLTFHPSQVQGASQSQGKLPLTIYESVYEGESVTENGKAMQVDGEEQLLNIRFRELPYTIETGEAEMIGIDTVARTARNAAATETSTVAAPSSQIDSDKQEQQPANTDLLSPEEEELIASLNTRLNAIRTLESRISLIKSYLSSISPSSEEGQKDSATKPDHTILRDINSLLSNLSLLTPHEQSAFSAETLAQNNDVSLVALLGQLSQSVNGMREVGKRTAIVNSVRRNRKQLGAQSRYEDDILGRDGVALG; from the exons ATGCCAGACGAAGCCATATCCATTCTGTCCCAAAAGTCATCAGACTCCGGTCTCCACATCCAGCTACATCCGCTCGCGCTTCTCACAATTTCCGACCATATTACCCGGCATGCTGCACGGTCACAGCAAGGACCCATTGTTGGGGGCCTGCTAGGCCAACATAATGGGCGTGAGATAACAGTCGAACATGGCTTTGAGTGTGTGGTGGAAATAGGTCCAAACGGCGAAGCTCAGCTGCCCAATGAGTGGTTCGTTGACCGAGTGAAACAAT TCAAGGATGTACACAAGGTACCAGCTCTAGACCTTATCGGATGGTGGTCGACAGCTCCTCCCTCCGGGCCGACAACAGCACATCTGCCGATTCATCGCCAGATTCTCCAAAATCACAACGAGTCCGCAGTATTTCTCACGTTCCATCCATCCCAAGTCCAGGGAGCGTCACAATCTCAAGGGAAGCTGCCGCTGACCATCTACGAGAGCGTCTACGAGGGAGAGAGTGTCACGGAGAATGGGAAAGCCATGCAGGTGGACGGCGAGGAACAGCTGTTGAATATCCGGTTCAGGGAACTACCATACACTATTGAGACTGGAGAGGCGGAGATGATTGGAATCGATACAGTGGCTCGTACGGCAAGAAATGCAGCTGCTACTGAAACCTCAACTGTAGCTGCACCTTCTTCTCAAATAGACTCTGAtaagcaggagcagcagccagcaaACACCGACCTTCTCtcaccagaagaagaagaac TGATCGCCTCTCTCAACACACGCCTGAACGCCATCCGGACCCTGGAGTCCCGAATATCCCTCATCAAGTCCTATTTGTCAAGCATATCTCCGTCCTCGGAAGAAGGTCAGAAAGATTCCGCAACAAAACCGGACCACACCATCCTCAGAGATATTAACTCTCTTTTGTCAAATCTCTCTCTCCTCACTCCACATGAACAAAGCGCTTTCTCAGCGGAGACTCTTGCACAAAACAACGATGTTAGCCTTGTAGCCTTGCTCGGCCAACTCAGCCAAAGTGTCAATGGGATGAGGGAGGTTGGCAAGCGCACGGCGATTGTGAATAGTGTAAGGCGGAACCGAAAGCAATTGGGGGCCCAGAGCCGATACGAGGATGATATTCTGGGCCGGGATGGCGTGGCACTCGGATAA